The proteins below come from a single Gordonia sp. X0973 genomic window:
- a CDS encoding CTP synthase, whose amino-acid sequence MRPLRHGSAGTKHIFVTGGVASSLGKGLTASSLGQLLTARGLHVTMQKLDPYLNVDPGTMDPFQHGEVFVTEDGAETDLDVGHYERFLDVNLSQAANVTTGQVYSTVIAKERRGEYLGQTVQVIPHITDEIKRRVLDMREPGDDGVRPDVVITEIGGTVGDIESQPFIEAARQIRHDVGRDNVFFLHVSLVPYLAPSGELKTKPTQHSVAALRNIGIQPDALILRCDRDVPEALKQKIALMCDVDIEGVISTPDAPSIYDIPKVLHAESLDAYVVRKLGLPFRDVDWSVWGELLRRVHEPQETVRVALVGKYVDLPDAYLSVTEAIRAGGFAHRARTEIVWVQSDLCATDAGAQHELGDVDAILVPGGFGIRGIEGKVGAIRYARRRGIPLLGLCLGLQCVVIEAARSVGFDDANSAEFEPDTTHPVISVMADQEQAVAGEADLGGTMRLGSYPAVLTEGTQVERAYGTTEVTERHRHRFEVNNAYRDKIAESGLVFSGTSPDGRLVEFVEYPREVHPFLVATQAHPELKSRPTRPHPLFASLIEAALEYKAAERLPVEIPGRSEEAAVASGSASD is encoded by the coding sequence TTGCGACCTTTGCGCCACGGAAGTGCTGGCACCAAACACATCTTCGTCACCGGTGGCGTCGCGTCGTCCCTGGGCAAGGGGCTGACGGCGTCGAGCCTGGGGCAACTCCTCACCGCGCGGGGTCTGCACGTCACGATGCAGAAGCTCGACCCGTACCTCAACGTCGACCCCGGCACCATGGACCCGTTCCAGCACGGCGAGGTCTTCGTCACCGAGGACGGTGCCGAGACCGACCTCGACGTCGGCCACTACGAGCGCTTCCTCGACGTCAACCTCTCGCAGGCCGCGAACGTCACCACCGGTCAGGTGTATTCGACCGTCATCGCCAAGGAGCGCCGCGGCGAATACCTCGGGCAGACCGTCCAGGTCATCCCGCACATCACCGACGAGATCAAGCGCCGGGTGCTCGATATGCGCGAGCCGGGCGACGACGGGGTGCGCCCCGACGTGGTCATCACCGAGATCGGCGGCACCGTCGGCGACATCGAATCCCAGCCGTTCATCGAGGCGGCCCGCCAGATCCGGCACGACGTCGGGCGCGACAACGTCTTCTTCCTGCATGTCTCGCTGGTTCCGTACCTCGCCCCGTCCGGGGAGCTGAAGACCAAGCCGACCCAGCACTCGGTGGCCGCGCTGCGCAACATCGGTATCCAGCCCGACGCGCTGATCCTGCGCTGCGACCGCGACGTGCCCGAGGCGCTGAAGCAGAAGATCGCGCTGATGTGCGACGTCGACATCGAGGGCGTGATCTCCACCCCCGACGCGCCGAGCATCTACGACATCCCCAAGGTGCTGCACGCGGAGAGCCTCGACGCCTACGTGGTCCGCAAACTGGGCCTGCCGTTCCGCGACGTCGACTGGTCGGTGTGGGGCGAGCTGCTGCGCCGCGTGCACGAGCCGCAGGAGACGGTCCGCGTGGCCCTCGTCGGCAAATACGTCGACCTGCCCGACGCCTACCTCTCGGTGACCGAGGCCATCCGCGCCGGCGGCTTCGCCCATCGGGCGCGGACCGAGATCGTCTGGGTCCAGTCCGACCTCTGCGCGACCGATGCCGGCGCGCAACACGAACTGGGCGACGTCGACGCCATCCTCGTCCCCGGAGGGTTCGGCATCCGCGGCATCGAGGGCAAGGTCGGCGCGATCCGGTACGCCCGGCGCCGCGGGATCCCGCTGCTCGGCCTGTGCCTCGGCCTGCAGTGCGTCGTGATCGAGGCCGCCCGCTCGGTCGGCTTCGACGACGCGAACTCGGCCGAGTTCGAACCCGACACCACCCATCCGGTGATCTCCGTGATGGCCGACCAGGAGCAGGCCGTGGCCGGCGAGGCCGATCTCGGCGGCACGATGCGTCTGGGGTCGTACCCGGCGGTGCTCACCGAGGGCACCCAGGTGGAGCGGGCCTACGGCACCACCGAGGTCACCGAACGACACCGGCACCGGTTCGAGGTGAACAACGCCTACCGCGACAAGATCGCCGAATCGGGTCTGGTGTTCTCCGGCACCTCGCCCGACGGGCGTCTCGTCGAGTTCGTCGAATACCCGCGGGAGGTACACCCCTTCCTCGTCGCGACCCAGGCGCACCCCGAGTTGAAGTCGCGGCCGACGCGTCCGCACCCGCTGTTCGCCAGCCTGATCGAGGCGGCGCTGGAGTACAAGGCCGCCGAGCGGCTCCCGGTGGAGATTCCCGGTCGCAGCGAGGAAGCGGCGGTCGCCTCCGGCTCCGCGTCGGACTGA
- a CDS encoding copper transporter: MISMRQHAISLIAVFAALLVGLFLGTGFIGDKVNSLTGTSRDKVGDLNDQLDEANAARNAADGFAHAVAPRLLHGQLAGRSVVFVTAPNATDDDVTAVKESVSAAGATFAGQLALTDQLLRDREGEKLRSIIDQSIPPGKNLRPELTDSGGRLGDLLGLILQLGVGRGNLPPTEVDTSLRSLRDGGFISYTDGALRPGQLAVIVTGGAFPADSGAQGQLVGRFAGTFAARGLGGVLAGRVGSAKGGSPVAVVRADPSLSNSVATVDNVNQPIGVITAVLALHAANEGKPSAFGTGAGATAITPAP, from the coding sequence GTGATCTCCATGCGCCAGCACGCGATCTCGCTGATCGCGGTCTTCGCCGCGCTCCTCGTCGGCCTCTTCCTCGGCACCGGGTTCATCGGCGACAAAGTCAACTCGCTCACCGGGACCAGCAGGGACAAGGTGGGCGACCTCAACGATCAGCTCGACGAGGCGAATGCCGCCCGCAACGCGGCCGACGGGTTCGCCCATGCTGTGGCGCCGCGTCTGCTGCACGGCCAGTTGGCCGGGCGCAGCGTGGTCTTCGTCACCGCGCCGAATGCGACCGACGACGACGTGACCGCGGTGAAGGAGTCGGTATCGGCGGCGGGTGCGACGTTCGCCGGCCAGCTGGCGTTGACCGACCAGCTGCTCCGCGACCGGGAGGGGGAGAAGCTGCGCTCGATCATCGACCAGTCGATCCCGCCGGGTAAGAACCTGCGTCCCGAACTCACCGATTCCGGCGGTCGCCTCGGCGACCTACTCGGGCTGATCTTGCAGCTCGGGGTCGGCCGCGGCAACCTGCCGCCGACCGAGGTCGATACGTCGCTGCGGTCGTTGCGCGACGGCGGCTTCATCTCCTACACCGACGGTGCGCTGCGCCCCGGACAACTCGCGGTGATCGTGACCGGCGGCGCGTTTCCGGCGGACTCCGGCGCCCAGGGGCAGCTCGTCGGCCGATTCGCCGGCACCTTCGCCGCGCGGGGGCTCGGCGGCGTCCTGGCCGGCCGGGTCGGATCGGCCAAGGGGGGTTCCCCGGTCGCCGTGGTGCGGGCCGATCCGTCGCTGAGCAACTCGGTGGCCACCGTCGACAACGTGAACCAGCCCATCGGCGTGATCACCGCGGTCCTCGCGCTGCATGCGGCGAACGAGGGCAAGCCGAGTGCCTTCGGCACCGGCGCCGGTGCGACGGCCATCACACCCGCGCCCTGA
- a CDS encoding NUDIX hydrolase, with the protein MTDQRHEFTVTGSQLRYDGAIIAVRTDEVTMPGGHTATREVVEHLGAVAVVALDAEDRVVLIEQYRHPVGRRLWELPAGLLDAPGESPLDAAARELAEETDLSADRWDVLVDLVVSPGFTDEALRVYLARDLQILPSADRFDEEEDLVWSRVALDEAVDMALRGEIVNATAVAGILAAARVVESGGTPRAVDAPWTDRPVAFDRRRAAETGRG; encoded by the coding sequence ATGACGGACCAGCGGCACGAGTTCACCGTCACCGGTTCCCAACTGCGCTACGACGGGGCGATCATCGCGGTGCGCACCGACGAGGTGACCATGCCGGGCGGTCACACCGCGACCCGCGAGGTCGTCGAGCACCTCGGTGCGGTCGCCGTCGTCGCGCTCGACGCGGAGGACCGCGTCGTGCTCATCGAGCAGTATCGGCACCCCGTCGGCCGTCGGTTGTGGGAGCTGCCCGCCGGTCTGCTCGACGCGCCGGGGGAATCGCCGCTCGACGCCGCCGCACGCGAACTGGCGGAGGAGACCGATCTCTCCGCTGACCGGTGGGACGTCCTGGTGGACCTCGTCGTCTCGCCTGGTTTCACCGACGAGGCGTTGCGCGTCTACCTGGCCCGTGACCTGCAGATCCTTCCGTCGGCCGACCGGTTCGACGAGGAGGAGGACCTGGTGTGGTCGCGGGTCGCGCTGGACGAGGCGGTGGACATGGCACTGCGCGGCGAGATCGTCAACGCCACCGCGGTGGCCGGGATTCTGGCCGCCGCCCGCGTGGTCGAGTCGGGCGGTACGCCGCGGGCCGTCGACGCGCCGTGGACCGACCGGCCGGTGGCCTTCGACCGACGGCGGGCGGCCGAAACGGGGCGCGGCTGA
- a CDS encoding pseudouridine synthase, giving the protein MASASRDGTPGPRRSGGKPRPKSGGKSAAGKSAAGKSGYPRGGKPRASSRVDKESGKVRLNNAKRAKPQRPREESDRFADDAARADGEFVGTTGTTGDPYDPAGTRLQKVLAAAGVASRRGAEELIAAGRVSVDGVVVTEQGMRVDPRQVIVRVDGMRVLIDEDMTYLALNKPAGYHSTMADDQGRPCVGDLVAERVMAGQRIFHVGRLDAETEGLLLLTNDGELAHRLMHPSFEVPKTYLATVRGEVPRGLSRKVRDGIELEDGTVRVDEFVPLQVWEGSSLVRITLHEGRNRIVRRLMDSLGFPVTRLVRTDVGPVALGDQRPGSIRVLGRDEIGALYQAVGL; this is encoded by the coding sequence ATGGCATCCGCTAGCCGAGACGGCACACCGGGACCTCGACGATCAGGCGGCAAACCCCGCCCTAAGTCCGGGGGTAAGTCCGCTGCGGGCAAGTCCGCGGCCGGTAAGTCCGGCTATCCGCGCGGCGGCAAGCCGCGGGCGAGTTCCCGCGTCGACAAGGAGTCCGGCAAGGTCCGGCTCAACAACGCCAAGCGGGCCAAGCCCCAGCGGCCGCGAGAGGAGTCCGATCGTTTCGCCGACGACGCGGCCCGCGCGGACGGCGAATTCGTCGGCACCACCGGCACGACGGGCGATCCCTACGACCCGGCAGGCACCCGATTGCAGAAGGTGCTCGCGGCCGCAGGGGTGGCCTCGCGGCGCGGAGCCGAGGAACTGATCGCCGCGGGTCGGGTCAGCGTCGACGGCGTCGTCGTCACCGAACAGGGGATGCGCGTCGACCCACGGCAGGTGATCGTGCGCGTCGACGGCATGCGCGTGCTGATCGACGAGGACATGACCTATCTCGCACTGAACAAGCCCGCGGGCTACCACTCGACGATGGCCGACGACCAGGGGCGACCATGTGTCGGCGACCTCGTCGCCGAGCGGGTGATGGCCGGGCAGCGCATCTTCCATGTCGGCCGGCTCGACGCGGAGACCGAGGGGCTGTTGCTGCTGACCAACGACGGCGAACTCGCGCACCGGCTCATGCATCCGTCGTTCGAGGTGCCCAAGACTTACCTGGCAACGGTGCGCGGCGAGGTGCCGCGCGGGTTGTCGCGCAAGGTGCGGGACGGGATCGAGTTGGAGGACGGCACGGTTCGCGTCGACGAATTCGTGCCACTGCAGGTGTGGGAGGGTTCGTCGTTGGTGCGGATCACCCTGCACGAGGGGCGCAACCGGATCGTGCGGCGGTTGATGGATTCCCTCGGCTTCCCGGTCACCCGACTGGTCCGCACCGACGTCGGGCCGGTGGCCCTCGGTGATCAGCGGCCCGGTTCGATCCGGGTCCTCGGGCGCGACGAGATCGGCGCGTTGTACCAGGCGGTCGGCCTGTGA
- the xerD gene encoding site-specific tyrosine recombinase XerD yields the protein MADQVQRYLDHLVVERGVATNTAASYRRDLRRYREFLQSRGIDDLGGVAESDVRDFLVALRSGDAPLAESSIARTLVATRGLHKFAVAEGMAATDAAHGVRPPKPAQRLPKALSIDEVAAILANAGGDDPRGLRDRALLELLYSCGARISEVTSLDVDDLDLEHRTVLLRGKGGKQRLVPVGGPAVEAVDAYLVRARPALAASRSGPAVFLNVRGGRLSRQSAWQILSDAAQRAGVTAAVSPHTLRHSFATHLLDGGADVRVVQELLGHASVTTTQVYTLVTVSTMREVYATAHPRAR from the coding sequence CTGGCCGACCAGGTGCAGCGCTATCTCGACCACCTCGTCGTCGAGCGCGGCGTCGCGACCAATACCGCCGCCTCCTATCGCCGCGATCTGCGCCGCTACCGCGAATTCCTGCAGTCGCGCGGTATCGATGACCTCGGCGGCGTCGCCGAATCCGACGTGCGCGACTTCCTCGTCGCCCTCCGATCGGGTGACGCGCCCCTGGCCGAGAGTTCGATCGCCCGGACCCTCGTCGCCACACGCGGGCTGCACAAGTTCGCCGTCGCCGAGGGCATGGCCGCCACCGACGCGGCCCACGGGGTGCGCCCGCCCAAGCCGGCGCAACGGCTGCCGAAGGCGCTCTCGATCGACGAGGTGGCGGCCATCCTCGCCAACGCGGGCGGCGACGACCCGCGCGGCCTGCGCGACCGGGCGCTGCTGGAACTGCTCTACAGCTGCGGTGCCCGCATCTCCGAGGTCACCTCGCTCGACGTCGACGACCTCGACCTGGAACACCGCACCGTGCTCCTCCGGGGCAAAGGCGGCAAACAGCGCCTGGTACCGGTGGGCGGCCCCGCGGTCGAGGCCGTCGACGCCTATCTGGTGCGCGCCCGTCCCGCGCTCGCGGCGTCGCGCAGCGGACCCGCCGTGTTCCTCAACGTGCGCGGCGGACGGTTGTCGCGGCAGAGTGCTTGGCAGATCCTGTCCGACGCGGCGCAGCGCGCGGGTGTCACGGCGGCGGTCTCTCCACACACGTTGCGGCACAGCTTCGCCACCCATCTGCTCGACGGGGGGGCCGACGTCCGCGTCGTCCAGGAATTGCTCGGCCACGCGTCGGTGACCACGACCCAGGTCTACACGCTGGTAACCGTGTCGACGATGCGCGAGGTCTACGCCACGGCGCACCCGCGCGCCCGCTAG
- a CDS encoding ParA family protein: MSTSETDKYRLSVSSPGADDEADSDEGADGAKLGPTGRPVRPIPEPAPLTSHGPATIVAVCNQKGGVGKTTSTINIGAALAEYGRRVLLVDLDPQGALSAGLGVAHHELEETVHNLLVPPLASIDDVLQRTRVEGMDLLPSNIDLSAAEIQLVNEVGREQTLGRALHPVIDRYDYILIDCQPSLGLLTVNALACADSVLIPMECEYFSLRGLALLTDTIDKVRERLNPNLEIGGILATMFDPRTVHSRDVMARVVEVFGDVVFDTAINRTVRFPETSVAGEPIISWAPKSTGAKAYRNVAAEVIARDAQRR, from the coding sequence GTGAGCACGTCGGAGACCGACAAATACCGGCTGTCCGTCAGCAGCCCGGGCGCCGATGACGAGGCCGACTCCGACGAGGGGGCCGACGGCGCCAAGCTCGGCCCGACCGGCCGCCCCGTGCGCCCCATCCCGGAGCCCGCGCCGCTGACGTCGCATGGCCCCGCGACCATCGTCGCCGTCTGCAATCAGAAGGGCGGGGTCGGCAAGACCACGTCGACCATCAACATCGGCGCCGCGCTGGCCGAGTACGGCCGCCGGGTCCTGCTCGTCGACCTCGATCCGCAGGGCGCCCTGTCGGCGGGTCTCGGCGTCGCGCACCACGAACTCGAGGAGACCGTCCACAACCTGCTCGTGCCGCCGCTGGCGTCGATCGACGACGTGCTGCAGCGCACCCGGGTGGAGGGCATGGACCTGCTGCCGAGCAATATCGACCTCTCGGCGGCGGAGATCCAGCTCGTCAACGAGGTGGGCCGCGAGCAGACGCTGGGCCGTGCGCTGCACCCGGTCATCGACCGGTACGACTACATCCTCATCGACTGCCAGCCGTCGCTCGGGCTGCTGACGGTCAACGCGTTGGCCTGTGCCGACAGCGTGCTGATCCCGATGGAGTGCGAATACTTCAGCCTGCGCGGCCTGGCACTGCTCACCGACACCATCGACAAGGTGCGCGAACGGCTGAACCCGAACCTGGAGATCGGCGGCATCCTCGCGACGATGTTCGATCCGCGCACGGTCCACTCCCGCGACGTGATGGCGCGCGTCGTCGAGGTCTTCGGCGACGTGGTCTTCGACACGGCGATCAACCGGACCGTTCGCTTCCCGGAGACCAGCGTCGCCGGCGAGCCGATCATCTCCTGGGCGCCCAAGTCGACCGGCGCCAAGGCCTATCGGAACGTCGCCGCCGAGGTCATCGCGCGCGACGCGCAGCGTCGATGA
- a CDS encoding ScpA family protein, with the protein MTVAAPEADDAEQGFRVHLDNFDGPFDLLLNLISQHRLDVTEVALHEVTDDFIAYTKEMGEQMDLEQTTEFLVVAATLLDLKAARLLPSGEVDDPEDLALLEARDLLFARLLQYRAYKQAAALFAELEASALQRYPRAVALEDHFAELLPEVTLGVDAMGFAEVAAAALTPKPVPTVGLDHLHIPKVSVPEQAKRISVLLRDAPDGTLTFGELVAECENGLEVVARFLGLLELYRERAVGFEQEEALGVLTVSWTGDRDPDELSMDRVEDYG; encoded by the coding sequence ATGACCGTCGCCGCCCCGGAAGCCGACGACGCCGAACAGGGTTTCCGAGTCCACCTGGACAACTTCGACGGCCCGTTCGACCTGTTGCTCAACCTGATCAGCCAGCACCGGCTCGACGTCACCGAGGTGGCGCTGCACGAGGTCACCGACGACTTCATCGCCTACACCAAGGAGATGGGCGAGCAGATGGACCTGGAGCAGACGACGGAATTCCTCGTCGTCGCCGCCACCCTGCTCGACCTGAAGGCGGCCCGGCTGCTGCCCTCCGGCGAGGTGGACGACCCGGAAGACCTGGCGTTGCTCGAGGCTCGCGACCTGCTGTTCGCCCGGTTGCTGCAGTACCGCGCCTACAAACAGGCCGCCGCGCTGTTCGCCGAGTTGGAGGCATCGGCGCTGCAGCGCTACCCGCGGGCCGTCGCGCTGGAGGACCATTTCGCGGAACTGCTGCCGGAGGTGACGCTGGGCGTCGACGCCATGGGGTTCGCCGAGGTCGCCGCGGCGGCGCTCACGCCGAAACCCGTCCCGACCGTCGGCCTCGACCACCTGCACATCCCCAAGGTGTCGGTGCCCGAGCAGGCCAAGCGGATCTCGGTCCTGTTGCGCGACGCACCCGACGGCACCCTCACCTTCGGGGAGCTGGTGGCCGAGTGTGAGAACGGTCTGGAGGTCGTGGCCCGGTTCCTCGGCCTGCTGGAGCTGTACCGGGAACGCGCCGTGGGATTCGAGCAGGAAGAGGCGTTGGGGGTGCTGACGGTCAGCTGGACCGGCGACCGCGATCCCGACGAGCTGAGCATGGATCGAGTGGAGGACTACGGGTGA
- a CDS encoding YsnF/AvaK domain-containing protein, giving the protein MIVTFAGYDIKVGTPVVSRDGAEVGTVADTQGADLVVDVRNNPANMLLAESGVAAFEPDFIRLDLTAAKIAAGEWLSADPAPGASAPVPEPAPVPVAAPPAPAPEPVVETVAAPVTTPEPVAAPAAPAPAAPAPEASRTVELHAEDLVAAKREVPTGVVKVHKKVVVDNASLDVDVFEEKLTVNRTELNDDVVDPSYNFEEGVFEIELHGEEVEVGKRVRRIGQVEFGKERQTRTQRVTGQTRREELEFDEQPYGDSAT; this is encoded by the coding sequence ATGATTGTCACTTTCGCCGGATACGACATCAAGGTTGGTACTCCGGTGGTTTCTCGGGATGGTGCCGAAGTCGGCACCGTCGCGGATACCCAGGGAGCCGACCTCGTCGTCGACGTCCGCAATAACCCGGCCAATATGTTGCTCGCGGAAAGCGGTGTCGCCGCATTCGAACCGGATTTCATTCGTCTCGACCTGACTGCCGCCAAGATCGCGGCCGGTGAGTGGCTGTCGGCCGATCCGGCCCCGGGCGCCTCCGCGCCGGTACCCGAGCCCGCACCGGTGCCCGTCGCCGCTCCGCCGGCACCGGCTCCCGAGCCCGTCGTCGAGACGGTTGCCGCGCCGGTCACGACCCCGGAACCGGTCGCCGCTCCGGCGGCACCCGCTCCCGCGGCGCCGGCCCCCGAGGCCTCGCGCACCGTCGAGCTGCATGCCGAGGATCTCGTGGCCGCCAAGCGCGAGGTCCCGACCGGTGTGGTCAAGGTGCACAAGAAGGTCGTCGTCGACAACGCCTCGCTCGACGTCGACGTCTTCGAGGAGAAGCTGACGGTCAACCGCACCGAGCTCAACGACGACGTCGTCGACCCCAGCTACAACTTCGAAGAGGGCGTCTTCGAGATCGAGCTGCACGGCGAGGAGGTCGAGGTCGGCAAGCGGGTGCGCCGCATCGGCCAGGTCGAGTTCGGCAAGGAGCGCCAGACGCGCACCCAGCGCGTGACCGGTCAGACCCGTCGCGAGGAACTCGAGTTCGACGAGCAGCCCTACGGCGACAGCGCCACCTAG
- the steA gene encoding putative cytokinetic ring protein SteA: MKMPAVLTRSHANLPGKTGIARIDKDTKRLLGRVGPGDVVILDEIDLDRVTADALVRADVEAVVNASPSISGRYPNLGPEVLVAAGITLLDDVGADVFKKVRDGAKVRIHDDKLYIGDRRVALGDELIETDIADQMIDAKAGVVDHLEAFSGNTIEFLRSESPLLIDGVGVPDVDVDLDGMHVVVVAEGAEGAAQLRALKPFIREYAPIMVGVGAGADILVKAGHKPALIVGDPDEISRDTLRCGAQLVLPADTDGHAAGLTRIQDLGVGAITFPAAGAAADLALLLVDHHGADLIVTVGYGGGLDDFFDRSRRDGNPSMFLTRLKVGPKLVDARAVSSLYRSRGSGLGIALFVLAALVAVIATLLLSGNGAGVTDYLVEQWHHLTAWISHLGG, from the coding sequence ATGAAGATGCCTGCCGTACTCACCCGTTCCCACGCGAACCTGCCTGGCAAAACTGGAATCGCCAGGATCGACAAAGACACCAAGCGTCTACTGGGCCGGGTCGGTCCGGGCGACGTGGTGATCCTCGACGAGATCGACCTCGACCGGGTCACCGCTGACGCATTGGTCCGGGCCGACGTGGAGGCGGTCGTCAACGCGTCGCCGTCGATTTCGGGTCGCTACCCCAACCTCGGGCCCGAGGTGCTGGTCGCGGCGGGCATCACGCTGCTCGACGACGTGGGCGCCGACGTGTTCAAGAAGGTGCGCGACGGCGCGAAGGTCCGCATCCACGACGACAAGCTCTACATCGGCGACCGGCGCGTCGCACTCGGCGACGAGCTGATCGAGACCGACATCGCCGATCAGATGATCGACGCGAAGGCGGGCGTCGTCGACCACCTCGAAGCCTTCTCCGGCAACACCATCGAATTCCTGCGCAGCGAATCGCCACTGCTGATCGACGGCGTGGGGGTGCCCGACGTCGACGTGGACCTCGACGGGATGCACGTCGTCGTGGTGGCCGAGGGGGCGGAGGGCGCGGCACAGCTGCGCGCGCTCAAGCCCTTCATCCGCGAATACGCCCCGATCATGGTCGGCGTCGGGGCCGGAGCCGACATCCTGGTCAAGGCCGGCCACAAGCCGGCCCTGATCGTCGGCGACCCGGACGAGATCTCGCGGGACACCCTGCGCTGCGGCGCCCAGCTGGTGCTGCCGGCGGACACCGACGGCCACGCCGCCGGGCTGACCCGCATCCAAGACCTCGGCGTCGGAGCCATCACCTTCCCGGCGGCCGGAGCGGCGGCCGATCTCGCCCTGTTGCTGGTCGACCACCACGGTGCGGATCTGATCGTGACCGTCGGCTACGGCGGCGGCCTCGACGACTTCTTCGACCGGTCGCGCCGCGACGGCAATCCGTCGATGTTCCTGACCCGTCTGAAGGTCGGTCCGAAGCTGGTCGACGCGCGGGCGGTGTCCTCGCTCTACCGGTCGCGCGGATCCGGTCTCGGTATCGCGCTGTTCGTCCTGGCCGCCCTCGTCGCCGTCATCGCCACCCTGCTGCTGTCCGGCAACGGGGCGGGCGTCACCGACTACCTGGTCGAACAGTGGCACCACCTGACGGCCTGGATCTCGCATCTGGGCGGCTGA
- the scpB gene encoding SMC-Scp complex subunit ScpB has translation MHLDDPALRSALEAVLLVVDTPVSVEELATATDQDRLRVKAMLTSIAADLTAAGSGIDLRNTADGWRYYTRAEFAPYVERLLLDGARTKLTRAALETLAVIAYRQPVSRARVSAIRGVNVDGVIRTLVARGLINEVGTDPQTSATTYGTTELFLERLGLASLSELPDLGPLLPDVDLIEDLSEELTADPRFAKLAAGQAESGETTAPPATGGSGATDDDQD, from the coding sequence ATCCACCTCGACGACCCGGCGCTGCGCTCGGCCCTGGAGGCCGTGTTGCTCGTCGTCGACACGCCGGTCTCGGTGGAGGAATTGGCGACGGCCACCGACCAGGACCGGCTCCGGGTCAAGGCGATGCTCACCAGCATCGCCGCGGACCTCACCGCGGCGGGCAGCGGCATCGACCTGCGCAACACCGCGGACGGCTGGCGCTACTACACGCGAGCCGAGTTCGCGCCCTATGTCGAACGGCTCCTGCTCGACGGTGCGCGCACCAAACTGACCAGGGCAGCGCTGGAAACCCTCGCGGTCATCGCGTACCGGCAGCCCGTCAGCCGCGCCCGCGTCTCCGCGATCCGCGGCGTCAACGTCGACGGCGTGATCCGCACGCTGGTGGCGCGCGGGCTCATCAACGAGGTCGGTACCGATCCGCAAACCTCGGCGACCACCTACGGCACCACCGAGCTGTTTCTCGAGCGCCTCGGCCTCGCCTCGTTGTCCGAGCTGCCCGACCTCGGCCCGCTGCTGCCCGACGTCGATCTGATCGAGGACTTGTCCGAGGAACTGACGGCCGATCCGCGATTCGCCAAACTGGCCGCTGGCCAGGCAGAATCGGGTGAGACGACAGCGCCGCCCGCCACCGGCGGGTCCGGCGCCACCGACGACGATCAGGACTGA
- the cmk gene encoding (d)CMP kinase has product MTAQDGPQARVVAIDGPAGTGKSSVSRRLAQRVGAQYLDTGAMYRAASLGVLRAGISPDDEAAVAELVGGLLIDLHDGEDETVVLLDGQDVSSAIRDDEVTGAVSAVAANPRVREQMVELQRRVGTGRFVVVEGRDIGTVVFPAAGLKVFLTATPEARADRRHRQNLASGRDSDPAAVLASVNRRDHLDSTRAASPLRRAEDAVEFDTSDLTLEQVLDGLTELVERRIGVRR; this is encoded by the coding sequence GTGACGGCGCAGGACGGACCCCAGGCGCGCGTGGTGGCCATCGACGGCCCGGCCGGTACCGGGAAGTCGTCGGTGTCGCGTCGCCTCGCGCAGCGGGTCGGCGCCCAATACCTCGACACCGGCGCCATGTACCGGGCGGCGAGTCTGGGCGTGCTGCGGGCCGGGATCTCGCCCGACGACGAGGCCGCCGTGGCGGAGCTGGTCGGCGGGTTGCTGATCGATCTGCACGACGGGGAGGACGAGACGGTCGTGTTGCTCGACGGGCAGGACGTGTCGAGCGCGATCCGCGACGACGAGGTCACCGGCGCCGTCTCCGCGGTCGCCGCCAATCCCCGGGTGCGCGAACAGATGGTGGAACTCCAGCGTCGCGTCGGCACCGGGCGCTTCGTCGTCGTCGAGGGCCGCGATATCGGGACCGTCGTGTTCCCGGCCGCCGGTCTCAAGGTGTTTCTGACCGCGACCCCGGAGGCCCGTGCGGATCGGCGGCACCGACAGAACCTGGCCTCGGGGCGCGACAGCGATCCGGCGGCGGTGCTGGCGAGCGTGAACCGCCGGGACCATCTCGACTCGACCCGCGCGGCGTCGCCGCTGCGGCGGGCCGAGGACGCGGTCGAGTTCGATACGAGCGATCTCACCCTCGAGCAGGTGCTCGACGGGTTGACCGAACTGGTGGAGCGACGAATCGGAGTGCGACGGTGA